One window of Nymphaea colorata isolate Beijing-Zhang1983 chromosome 1, ASM883128v2, whole genome shotgun sequence genomic DNA carries:
- the LOC116248191 gene encoding uncharacterized protein LOC116248191 produces the protein MAILLQTGGQAVAVSRFSFGGSIKAEAMAQEESFRIGNHRSVKKHKQKKIPQRGLGVAQLEKIRLEEQQKTFPNSHSFPPISLPSPSSSGSLAYNHSQDPIFSIPNLHPLSSSSPSPPPFPPTPPFIPLSWSNNEQYIRNVENFGIPIPHLHEPNAFRKQPTLVNLSPTSSSGVNLQMEPPSNQIYTSSDTPWPQEDRVVGIKRPWTFLNDSSSNCIPEHPNKIEYGKPTVRDACLLKTSQEINWKTPPEFDFRVKDNGSLDGAFLTLGPSSSSSSSNSRSKQSSLLSAECHDLYEYQTKPSQDALRGSTNGDLMPSLRFSAGERWSGLACHQFHHQHHLRHSYRCDLSQQYQYQTGDQFYSFLCPEPSARATQPEDERDADGTDEKASIDLSLKL, from the exons ATGGCAATTTTGCTTCAAACTGGAGGTCAAGCTGTGGCCGTCTCTAGATTTTCTTTTGGTGGTTCTATCAAAGCTGAGGCCATGGCGCAGGAAGAGAGTTTCAGGATTGGCAATCATAGATCCGTCAAAAAgcataagcaaaagaaaatccCTCAACGTGGGCTCGGTGTTGCTCAACTGGAGAAGATAAGATTGGAAGAACAACAGAAGACCTTTCCGAACTCTCACTCCTTTCCTCCAATCAGTCTCCCTTCACCTTCAAGTTCTGGCTCTTTGGCGTACAACCATTCCCAGGATCCTATTTTCTCAATTCCTAATCTCcatcctctctcttcttcatctccatcaCCTCCTCCTTTTCCACCGACTCCGCCATTTATCCCTCTTTCTTGGTCCAATAATGAACAATATATCAGAAATGTGGAGAACTTTGGCATTCCCATTCCTCACCTTCATGAACCTAACGCGTTCAGGAAGCAGCCAACTCTG GTGAATCTTTCACCAACGTCATCTTCTGGAGTTAATCTGCAGATGGAGCCCCCTTCAAACCAAATCTACACCAGTAGCGACACTCCATGGCCACAGGAAGACAGG GTGGTTGGCATCAAGCGGCCCTGGACTTTTCTTAATGATAGCTCAAGTAATTGCATTCCAGAGCATCCAAATAAAATCGAATATGGAAAGCCAACTGTCAG AGATGCGTGTTTGCTCAAAACTTCTCAAGAGATAAACTGGAAAACGCCTcctgaatttgattttagagtGAAAGATAATGGTAGTCTAGATGGTGCATTTCTCACTCTAGGTCCTTCgtcttcatcatcttcctcgAATTCAAGATCCAAGCAATCCTCTCTTTTGTCTGCTGAGTGCCATGATCTCTATGAATACCAAACAAAGCCATCCCAG GATGCTCTTAGAGGTTCCACCAATGGAGATTTGATGCCAAGCTTGAGGTTCAGCGCTGGTGAAAGGTGGAGCGGATTGGCTTGTCACCAATTTCATCATCAGCATCACCTTCGTCATTCCTATCGTTGTGACCTTTCTCAGCAATACCAATATCAAACAGGAGATCAGTTCTACAGCTTTTTATGTCCAGAACCGAGTGCGAGGGCAACCCAGCCAGAAGATGAAAGAGATGCTGATGGGACAGATGAAAAAGCTAGCATTGATCTCAGTTTGAAGCTTTAG